In Dermacentor silvarum isolate Dsil-2018 chromosome 2, BIME_Dsil_1.4, whole genome shotgun sequence, the following proteins share a genomic window:
- the LOC119442176 gene encoding dnaJ homolog subfamily C member 3 — protein MTGYPSAYQLVSYLYVLAWTTRRLIGVAGITQAEIEGHLEMGRQLMSKGQYADALSHYHAAIDADPDNYLTYYKRATAYLGLGKSKSALEDLNEVIALKPDFLAARHQRGTVLLKQGNLEEAHIDFEWVLRLDPNNVEAHRAYMAIEPLKQDIRVAQEMIHDRNYVGAIEVLTRVIAECPWDVTLREMRAQCYENLGDLINAITDLRPTTKMVPDNTVGFLKLSKLYYKMGDADESLNVIRECLKLDPDHKDCFSHYKKVKKLAAQLRSIQELIGQGSFDDCVEKGKAALRTEPDVAQIVQHVKGRLCHCHSKAGHTSEAVEACSDALRLNPEDTRALCDRAEAYLADGQYDRASHDFQQAANMDENSCGPEGLKRAQRLEKQSHKRDYYKILGVKRSAQKREILKAYRKLAQKWHPDNYQGDSKKEAEKKFIDIAAAKEVLTDPEKRKQFDNGEDPLDPESQQGKGFNPFQGFNPFGSGSGGGFTYKFVFN, from the exons ATGACAGGCTATCCTTCGGCGTACCAGCTCGTCTCCTACCTGTACGTTCTCGCCTGGACGACGAGACGACTGATCG GTGTTGCGGGCATCACGCAGGCAGAGATTGAGGGGCATCTTGAGATGGGACGACAACTCATGTCCAAGGGCCAGTACGCGGACGCTTTGTCTCATTACCACGCTGCCATCG ATGCGGATCCTGATAACTACCTAACTTATTACAAGCGCGCTACAGCTTACCTGGGGCTGGGCAAGTCCAAGTCGGCACTTGAAGACCTCAATGAGGTCATTGCCTTGAAGCCAGACTTTCTTGCT GCAAGGCATCAAAGGGGTACAGTGCTCCTCAAGCAAGGGAATCTAGAGGAGGCCCACATCGACTTCGAGTGGGTG CTACGACTAGACCCAAACAATGTCGAGGCACATCGGGCGTACATGGCCATTGAACCTCTGAAGCAAGACATTCGTGTCGCACAGGAGATGATTCATGACCGAAACTACGTGGGGGCTATTGAAGTGCTCACCAGGGTGATTGCA GAGTGCCCGTGGGATGTGACTCTTCGCGAGATGCGTGCACAGTGTTATGAAAACCTTGGGGACCTGATAAATGCCATCACAGACCTGCGGCCCACAACGAAGATGGTGCCAGACAACACTGTTGGCTTCTTGAAACTTAGCAAGCTGTACTACAAGATGGGAGACGCTGACGAGTCTCTTAA TGTCATTCGAGAGTGCCTCAAGCTGGACCCAGACCACAAGGACTGCTTCTCACACTACAAGAAGGTGAAGAAGCTGGCAGCGCAACTGCGTAGCATCCAGGAGCTGATTGGGCAGGGCAGCTTTGACGACTGCGTTGAGAAGGGAAAGGCGGCACTGCGCACTGAGCCTGACGTGGCCCAGATAGTGCAGCACGTCAAGGGGCGCCTCTGTCACTGCCACAGCAAGGCGGGCCATACCAGTGAGGCCGTTGAGGCCTGCTCTGATGCCCTGCGCCTGAACCCAGAGGACACACGGGCCCTTTGCGACCGAGCAGAAGCCTACTTGGCGGACGGGCAGTATGACCGCG CATCCCATGACTTTCAGCAAGCAGCTAACATGGACGAGAACTCGTGTGGACCTGAGGGCCTCAAGCGTGCTCAACGGCTCGAAAAGCAGTCGCACAAACGCGACTACTACAAGATTCTCGGGGTGAAGCGCTCGGCGCAGAAGCGGGAGATCCTGAAGGCCTATCGAAAGTTGGCCCAAAAGTGGCACCCGGACAACTACCAAGGCGATTCCAAGAAGGAGGCGGAAAAGAAGTTCATTGACATTGCAGCGGCGAAGGAGGTGCTCACTGACCCTG AAAAGAGGAAACAATTTGACAATGGTGAGGATCCCCTGGATCCAGAGTCTCAGCAAGGCAAGGGCTTCAACCCCTTCCAGGGTTTCAACCCCTTTGGCAGTGGCTCAGGCGGTGGCTTCACCTACAAGTTTGTCTTCAACTGA